GACTACTGTCCTACAGACTGATTGTTTAAGATTAACTTATAATTAAATTACACAGCAATTAAGTTAGGTGAcgtcacggattgcacatttaaCCTTACATTTAGTAACATGATACCTAATCAAACAAGTGCAAATATATATCTCAGTACTGTTAGTAAGTTGAAAATATCAACTGTATATCAATGAGTTTAAAAGCATCAACCAACtctttgaaaacatatttgtCGTCCTGAAAAGGACGGTTTGTTTGTAAGCAGAGACGATTCCAGTTTAAGCCTTCTTTTCGGTCTTCTTGGGCAGCAGAACGGCTTGGATGTTGGGCAAAACACCTCCCTGAGCGATGGTGACGCCCGAGAGCAGTTTGTTCAACTCCTCGTCATTGCGGATGGCCAGCTGAAGATGACGCGGGATGATACGGGTCTTCTTGTTGTCACGAGCGGCGTTTCCTGCCAATTCCAGCACTTCAGCTGCCAGATATTCCATGACAGCGGCCAAATAGACGGGAGCTCCAGCTCCGACACGTTCTGCGTAGTTGCCCTTGCGGAGCAGACGATGGATACGACCAACTGGGAACTGAAGTCCGGCACGAGATGATCGGGACTTTGCCTTTCCCTTGACTTTTCCTCCTTTGCCGCGGCCAGACATTTTGTTGAGATGAGTTTGAAGTAGCTTTACACAAACGAAACGACGAatgtagaatgttgaaatcggAAAGAGGGTCGATGCTTATATACTCTTGGCAACTCTGAGCGCATGCAGGTATACGCATGAGTCATAAAGCAAACGAGGGAAAAATCTACCCTTGAAGCAGCGTAAAATGAAGCAAAGAATtgagaaaaatgtaggggataCAGGCAGACTCGAAGATTGGAAAACCCGTTTCGCATGAGTTTTTCCTGCTTAAAAGCAGCTGCAACCCAAGCCGAAATCATCAGTTTCGTTTCGAATCTAACCCAAACAACTCTACTACAATGGCACCGAAAACCAGCGGAAAGGCCGCCAAGAAGTCCGGCAAGGCCCAGAAGAACATCGCCAAGGGAGACAAGAAGAAGAGGAAGGTCCGCAGGAAGGAATCCTATGCTATCTACATCTTCAAAGTGTTGAAGCAAGTCCACCCTGACACTGGAATCTCGTCCAAGGCCATGAGCATCATGAACAGCTTCGTAAACGATATCTTCGAACGTATCGCTGCTGAATCCTCTCGGCTGGCTCACTACAACAAGCGCTCGACCATCACATCCCGCGAAATCCAGACTGCCGTCCGTCTGCTGCTTCCGGGAGAGTTGGCCAAGCACGCCGTCTCTGAAGGAACCAAGGCCGTCACCAAGTACACCAGCTCCAAGTAAATTGACACAGCTGTGTAAAGCTATGATTtaaaacggcccttttcagggccacaaAACATTTTGTATTGAGAGTTGTGCtacttttactttttaaataacgatttagTTTAGTGTAGATTTTTTATAAGTATTTTTTGCAGGAAGTGAAGTAAACACCAAGCTAGATTCGATCGAAATTTCTAAACTATACAGCTTGACAATGAGGGAAGCAAGATAGACGCATCAGTTTTAAACCAACGAATTCAAAAGTCGACAACGAATGTTCATATAGCTGATTTAAACTTCAGAGTTTTTCTGTCCCTTTTGGGTTGAATAACTCGCCGAAATGTTTACAAATGACGAATTGCATTATAATCTCTCGTGGAACATTTCTTTAGTTTAATTTTGACAAACTCTATATTATTGCAAGAGTAAACCGAGAAGGAAAACAGGCAACAGCTGAagtttttcacttaaaattcaacatAGTAAGTGCAGTAAACATCCAACAAGATTTAATGGAAATTTCTAAAACAAATAGGTACAACTTGGTAATAGCGAAACAGAGAGCCTCGGTTTGAATCCacatcaaaaacttcaaatatgaCGATTTAAAAACAGACGCCTACAAACGACGTCGCCAACTATATGAGATTTTTGGACACAGCTGAAAGTTTAgtgaattcagaaaaagatataTGTTTTGTAACATAAAAAGATAACAATTTCGGGTTTCAAAATAACGTCATATTACAATGTTAAGTTTTAAGTCGAACctttcaatcaattttcaatatGAAAGATTCTCATGCCGCTTTCGGTCATGAGCCATTGTTGATAGGTAAACCGAAGCCACCATTTTGCTTAAGATGGCGTCAAATGCGGTTATGCGTCTGTCACAAACCGAGTTCTTTCAATTCAAATGGTATGAATACTGTCAAAGTTTTACGTCATTTCAACTTaggaaaacgaaaaattttaaattgcagtAATAAAAATTCTTTCGTAAGTACTATTTATTCACACCGAGAGTCTTGAGTTGATAATTCTGATGCATTAATCATCGTCATTTGTAAACATTTCGGCGAGTTATTCAACCCAAAAGGGACAGAAAAACTCTGAAGTTTAAATCAGCTATATGAACATTCGTTGTCGACTTTTGAATTCGTTGGTTTAAAACTGATGCGTCTATCCTGCTTCCCTCATTATCAAGCTGTatagtttagaaatttcaatcaaatcttGTTTGATGTTTACTGCACTTCCTGCAAAAATTACTTATAAAAAACATTATACTAAACCgttatttaaaaagtaaaagtaGCACAACTCTCAATACAAAATGTTttgtggccctgaaaagggccgtttt
This sequence is a window from Uranotaenia lowii strain MFRU-FL chromosome 3, ASM2978415v1, whole genome shotgun sequence. Protein-coding genes within it:
- the LOC129754187 gene encoding histone H2B; amino-acid sequence: MAPKTSGKAAKKSGKAQKNIAKGDKKKRKVRRKESYAIYIFKVLKQVHPDTGISSKAMSIMNSFVNDIFERIAAESSRLAHYNKRSTITSREIQTAVRLLLPGELAKHAVSEGTKAVTKYTSSK
- the LOC129754189 gene encoding histone H2A, producing MSGRGKGGKVKGKAKSRSSRAGLQFPVGRIHRLLRKGNYAERVGAGAPVYLAAVMEYLAAEVLELAGNAARDNKKTRIIPRHLQLAIRNDEELNKLLSGVTIAQGGVLPNIQAVLLPKKTEKKA